One stretch of Bacteroidota bacterium DNA includes these proteins:
- a CDS encoding pseudouridine synthase — protein MKSNQPKRVVSLPRALSKLGYCSRSQAEKFVAEGNVTVNGRVVKSLSFRVDPSRDKISVNTESVSKEKSFVYLLMNKPTNVVTTRVDERGRKTVYDLLKENQNTQGIGHLFPVGRLDKETSGALLITNDNQLGEKLTNPESKFPKSYEVVCEGTLTREILSELAEGIELDDGYKTLPARISKMYSDNNVSECEVTIVEGKNRQIRRMFEAVGFPVIELKRIAIGAVRLEDLQTGKIRKLTKEEIEQLKGR, from the coding sequence TTGAAATCGAACCAACCGAAACGAGTTGTCAGCCTTCCTCGGGCGCTCTCAAAATTAGGATATTGTTCTCGAAGTCAGGCGGAAAAATTTGTCGCTGAGGGAAATGTAACCGTAAACGGAAGAGTTGTGAAATCTCTTTCCTTCCGCGTGGATCCTTCACGCGATAAGATTTCGGTAAATACCGAATCAGTGAGCAAAGAAAAATCCTTCGTCTATCTTTTAATGAATAAGCCGACCAATGTTGTTACTACGCGAGTAGATGAGCGCGGAAGAAAAACTGTCTACGATCTGTTAAAGGAAAACCAAAATACTCAAGGTATTGGTCATCTCTTTCCGGTCGGAAGACTGGATAAAGAGACAAGCGGTGCATTATTGATCACCAATGATAATCAACTCGGAGAGAAATTGACTAACCCTGAATCAAAATTTCCGAAATCGTATGAAGTTGTCTGCGAGGGAACATTGACTCGGGAAATCTTGAGCGAATTGGCTGAAGGGATTGAGTTGGACGATGGTTATAAGACACTTCCTGCCCGCATTTCGAAAATGTATTCCGATAATAATGTTTCGGAGTGCGAGGTTACTATTGTTGAAGGAAAAAATCGCCAGATCCGTCGTATGTTCGAAGCGGTAGGATTTCCCGTGATTGAACTAAAGCGGATTGCCATTGGGGCCGTACGATTGGAAGATTTACAGACGGGGAAGATACGGAAATTGACAAAAGAAGAAATTGAACAACTTAAAGGCCGTTAA
- a CDS encoding P1 family peptidase: MITDVPGILVGHYTDETNITGCTVILCPPNTVASCDVRGSSPGSRELVPLAPDKQIQEVHAILLSGGSAFGLGAANGVMKYLVEKKIGYATPWAIVPIVPSAIIFDLNIGSSSIFPTEENAYVACQHASQKYEQGSVGAGTGAVVGKWSGFENAMKGGIGSSSQKSGEIIVGAIAVVNAVGDIIDKDGRTIAGARKEERFYERQERLASFNNDRLLIRNTNTTLIVVASNVKLSKVDTNRVAQRVHDGMARAIQPCHTTFDGDVSFALSAGQVIAPVDLVAEMAADTASDAIRNAVRSSKGRGGVKGLID, encoded by the coding sequence ATGATTACAGACGTTCCCGGAATTCTCGTCGGACATTATACTGATGAAACGAATATCACCGGTTGTACCGTAATACTCTGTCCGCCAAATACCGTTGCAAGTTGTGATGTGCGTGGTTCTTCTCCCGGCTCGCGCGAACTTGTTCCTCTCGCGCCGGATAAACAAATACAGGAAGTTCATGCTATTCTGCTTTCTGGTGGAAGTGCGTTTGGTCTGGGCGCTGCGAACGGTGTGATGAAATATTTGGTCGAAAAAAAGATAGGATATGCAACACCATGGGCAATCGTTCCCATTGTTCCATCGGCAATTATTTTTGATCTGAACATCGGCAGTTCATCGATTTTTCCAACAGAAGAGAATGCCTATGTAGCATGCCAGCACGCTTCACAAAAATATGAACAAGGAAGTGTTGGTGCGGGCACCGGTGCTGTGGTTGGAAAATGGAGTGGATTTGAGAATGCGATGAAAGGGGGAATTGGTTCGTCATCGCAGAAATCAGGAGAAATTATCGTCGGGGCAATTGCCGTGGTAAATGCTGTTGGTGATATCATCGATAAGGATGGGAGAACGATTGCCGGAGCACGAAAAGAGGAGAGATTTTATGAAAGGCAAGAACGATTGGCATCGTTCAATAATGATCGTTTATTGATACGTAATACCAATACCACACTTATTGTTGTTGCCTCAAATGTGAAACTGAGTAAAGTAGATACAAACAGAGTAGCACAACGTGTGCATGATGGGATGGCTCGGGCTATCCAACCATGTCATACAACGTTTGACGGGGATGTCTCATTTGCTCTTTCGGCCGGACAAGTGATTGCACCGGTCGATCTCGTTGCAGAAATGGCTGCTGATACTGCCTCTGATGCAATTCGAAATGCTGTTAGGTCTTCCAAAGGACGTGGTGGAGTGAAAGGACTAATTGATTGA
- a CDS encoding RNA methyltransferase has translation MLTKQKLQSIKILHEKKGRDEEGKFILEGWKSVEEALNAGIEIETVIYNPQKVENESVLSKLQHYAGEMFPVKPKELEFLSDAVTPQGIIAVLPRFSRTRKITAILQQPSAVVVVLDRLSDPGNLGTIIRTCDWFGVDALVIGQNSVDLYNPKVVRSSMGSMFHIPIIDEVNLNNFLSVCHQDKFTIYSTELDKSVSLRGISFSKKTALIIGSESHGVSSEVSKLADKKVHIPQFGKAESLNAAMACGIFLSHIKL, from the coding sequence ATGTTAACAAAACAAAAATTACAATCCATAAAAATACTTCACGAGAAAAAAGGACGCGATGAAGAAGGGAAGTTCATACTGGAAGGGTGGAAAAGTGTTGAAGAAGCATTGAACGCCGGCATTGAAATCGAAACAGTCATTTATAATCCACAAAAAGTGGAAAATGAAAGTGTGCTGAGCAAACTTCAACACTATGCAGGTGAAATGTTTCCGGTAAAACCGAAAGAGCTAGAGTTCCTTTCTGATGCCGTCACGCCGCAGGGGATCATCGCTGTTCTGCCCAGATTCTCACGCACGAGAAAAATCACTGCTATCCTTCAGCAGCCTTCAGCAGTCGTTGTGGTGTTGGACCGTCTCAGCGATCCAGGAAATCTTGGAACGATCATTCGCACGTGTGATTGGTTCGGTGTTGATGCGTTGGTGATCGGACAAAACTCTGTAGATCTTTATAATCCCAAAGTCGTTCGTTCTTCCATGGGTTCAATGTTTCACATACCGATTATTGATGAAGTCAATTTGAATAATTTTCTTTCCGTTTGTCATCAGGATAAATTTACAATCTATTCCACAGAACTTGATAAGAGTGTCAGTCTTCGGGGTATTTCCTTTTCAAAGAAAACAGCCCTTATTATCGGCAGTGAATCTCATGGTGTTTCATCCGAAGTATCGAAGTTGGCCGATAAAAAAGTGCATATCCCACAGTTTGGCAAAGCAGAATCGCTCAATGCGGCGATGGCGTGCGGTATTTTCCTTTCACACATTAAATTATGA
- a CDS encoding methylmalonyl-CoA mutase family protein, with protein sequence MSAKKFKTDSGIPIKEFYSPADLNASTPLGEPGQFPFTRGVHPTMYRSRLWTMRQYAGFGTAKQSNERYQYLLSQGTTGLSVAFDLPTQMGYNSDHAMSEGEVGKVGVAIDTLADMELLFSGIELQKITTSMTINATAAILLCMYVALAKKQNADLKKISGTIQNDILKEYIARGTHIYPPQPSMRLVTDIFAWCSENLPSWNTISISGYHIREAGSTAVQELAFTLANAKEYVRAALNAGLKIDSFGPRLSFFFNAHNNLFEEVAKFRAARRLWASIMKEEFGAQNPDSLKLRFHSQTAGSSLAAQQIETNVPRVTLQALAAVLGGTQSLHTNAKDEALALPTEESARLALRTQQVIGFESGVTDTVDPLAGSYYVESLTNDIEHRVKEYLLKIDEMGGSVKAIEQQFFQTEIADSAYKYQRAIDEKEKIIVGVNEFVVAETQTDTLLKVDESIRDDQIKSLHDVRSKRNNESVKKSLSELKKAAQGKENVVPCILRSVEEYASVGEISDILREVWGVYE encoded by the coding sequence ATGTCAGCGAAGAAATTCAAGACCGATTCAGGAATTCCAATTAAGGAGTTTTATTCCCCAGCCGATCTCAATGCATCAACGCCGTTAGGTGAGCCTGGACAATTTCCATTCACACGTGGAGTTCATCCGACAATGTATCGTTCACGTTTGTGGACAATGCGCCAATATGCCGGATTCGGCACCGCAAAACAATCCAACGAACGGTATCAATATTTATTATCCCAAGGGACAACTGGGCTTTCTGTTGCGTTCGATCTTCCTACGCAAATGGGTTATAATTCCGATCATGCAATGAGTGAAGGAGAAGTAGGGAAAGTCGGTGTGGCGATTGATACGCTGGCAGATATGGAGTTGCTCTTTAGCGGCATAGAATTACAAAAAATTACAACGTCAATGACGATTAATGCGACGGCAGCGATTCTGCTTTGTATGTACGTTGCCTTGGCAAAAAAACAGAACGCCGATCTGAAAAAAATCTCTGGAACAATACAGAACGACATTTTGAAAGAGTACATTGCACGCGGAACGCACATTTATCCGCCGCAGCCTTCCATGCGACTGGTGACCGATATTTTTGCATGGTGCAGCGAAAATCTTCCAAGTTGGAATACAATCTCTATCAGCGGATATCATATTCGGGAAGCAGGTTCGACGGCAGTGCAAGAACTGGCATTCACACTTGCCAATGCAAAGGAATATGTTCGGGCGGCATTGAATGCAGGACTAAAAATCGATTCCTTCGGTCCCAGGCTCTCGTTCTTTTTTAATGCGCACAATAATCTTTTTGAGGAGGTTGCTAAGTTTCGTGCTGCGAGAAGATTGTGGGCTTCTATCATGAAAGAAGAATTCGGCGCACAAAATCCCGATTCATTAAAACTACGGTTTCATTCCCAAACGGCCGGTTCATCATTAGCAGCACAACAGATCGAGACAAATGTTCCACGCGTGACATTACAGGCGCTTGCCGCAGTACTCGGCGGAACACAATCGCTGCACACTAATGCAAAGGACGAAGCATTGGCTTTGCCCACAGAGGAATCCGCACGACTGGCGCTTCGTACGCAGCAAGTGATTGGTTTCGAATCAGGAGTTACGGATACGGTCGATCCTCTTGCCGGATCGTATTATGTTGAATCATTGACCAATGATATCGAACATCGAGTAAAAGAATACCTATTGAAAATCGATGAAATGGGCGGTTCTGTAAAGGCGATCGAACAACAATTTTTTCAAACAGAAATTGCTGATAGTGCTTATAAGTATCAACGTGCGATCGATGAAAAAGAAAAGATCATTGTTGGTGTCAATGAGTTTGTGGTGGCGGAAACTCAAACGGATACATTGTTAAAAGTTGATGAATCGATCCGCGATGACCAGATTAAAAGTCTTCACGATGTGAGGAGCAAACGGAATAATGAGAGTGTGAAAAAATCTCTTTCTGAACTGAAAAAAGCAGCACAAGGAAAGGAAAATGTTGTTCCTTGTATTCTTCGTTCGGTGGAGGAATATGCGTCGGTGGGAGAGATTTCAGATATTCTTCGTGAAGTGTGGGGAGTCTATGAATAG